Proteins found in one Lysinibacillus fusiformis genomic segment:
- a CDS encoding enoyl-CoA hydratase: MEFSTITLEKLERRATLTLNRPQAMNAMDDVMMRELAECFEALQQERDIQVLVIRGEGKVFSAGGDIKAMLDESKPLNIDEAMVYLTRIVKAYYQLPMIVIAAVHGASAGLGFSLTLGADIVVACENSKLAMNFIGIGLIPDGGGHFFMKERVGTVKAKQMIWEGKVLTANEALDVGLIDYIAPEGTVFAMADQLVGKMLASPISSMITTKKILHAQNMPQLENILALEAEGQSAMRKTTDHVEGIHAFVEKRMPVFVGK; this comes from the coding sequence ATGGAATTTTCAACGATTACTTTAGAGAAGTTAGAACGTCGTGCAACGTTAACGTTGAATCGTCCACAGGCGATGAATGCTATGGATGATGTCATGATGCGTGAACTTGCAGAATGCTTTGAGGCTCTACAACAGGAACGAGATATTCAGGTGCTTGTTATTCGGGGAGAAGGAAAGGTCTTTTCTGCGGGTGGCGATATAAAAGCAATGCTAGATGAAAGCAAACCGCTGAATATTGATGAGGCAATGGTTTATCTGACACGTATCGTGAAGGCATATTATCAGCTACCAATGATTGTGATTGCAGCAGTTCATGGTGCATCAGCAGGTTTAGGATTTAGTCTAACACTAGGGGCAGATATTGTTGTAGCCTGTGAAAATAGTAAACTTGCTATGAATTTCATTGGAATAGGACTCATTCCAGATGGTGGCGGTCATTTCTTCATGAAGGAACGTGTAGGAACGGTTAAAGCGAAACAAATGATATGGGAAGGGAAGGTATTAACAGCAAATGAAGCATTAGATGTAGGGTTAATTGACTATATTGCACCAGAGGGCACTGTATTTGCAATGGCAGATCAGCTTGTTGGGAAAATGCTTGCATCCCCTATCTCTTCCATGATTACGACGAAAAAAATTCTGCATGCACAAAATATGCCACAGCTAGAAAATATCTTAGCATTAGAGGCTGAGGGCCAGTCTGCAATGCGTAAAACAACAGATCATGTTGAGGGCATTCATGCATTTGTAGAGAAAAGAATGCCTGTCTTTGTAGGGAAATAA
- a CDS encoding rhodanese-related sulfurtransferase: MTQKDYRVLLYYKYITIEDPEAFAEEHLALCKEIGLLGRILVGYEGINGTVSGTIEQTDAYMNHMKADARFNDIMWKIDEVEGHTFRKMHVRPRQEIVHLGLEQDINPLEITGDYLTPKEFMEQMQEDNTVIIDARNDYEYDLGHFRGAVRPDIETFRDLPAWMEAHKEDFADKKILTYCTGGIRCEKFSGWLKREGYGKSIGQLHGGIATYAKDPEVKGQLWDGQMFVFDRRRSVPINQVEHVIVGKDYFTGEPSERYTNCANPECHKLMLCEEKHEAFYMRSCSDDCRRAERNFFVEENGWTKEQVEEQIAKIAEVQQSSC; this comes from the coding sequence TTGACACAAAAAGACTATCGTGTATTACTTTATTATAAATATATTACGATTGAAGACCCTGAAGCTTTTGCAGAAGAACATTTAGCATTGTGTAAAGAAATTGGGCTTCTTGGTCGCATTTTAGTAGGCTACGAAGGTATTAACGGAACCGTATCAGGTACCATTGAGCAAACAGATGCTTACATGAACCATATGAAGGCTGATGCTCGTTTTAATGATATTATGTGGAAAATTGATGAGGTTGAAGGGCATACCTTTAGAAAAATGCATGTACGTCCTCGTCAGGAAATTGTTCACCTAGGTTTAGAACAGGATATCAATCCGTTAGAAATCACAGGTGATTATTTAACACCTAAAGAATTTATGGAACAAATGCAAGAAGATAACACAGTGATTATCGATGCCCGTAATGACTATGAATATGATCTCGGTCATTTCAGAGGTGCTGTACGACCTGATATCGAAACATTCCGTGACCTCCCTGCTTGGATGGAGGCACATAAAGAAGATTTTGCAGATAAAAAAATCTTAACTTATTGTACAGGTGGTATTCGTTGCGAAAAATTCTCTGGTTGGCTAAAACGTGAGGGCTATGGTAAGAGCATAGGTCAATTACATGGCGGTATTGCTACATATGCGAAAGATCCTGAAGTAAAAGGCCAATTATGGGATGGTCAAATGTTTGTTTTTGACCGTCGTCGAAGTGTACCGATTAATCAGGTGGAGCATGTCATTGTTGGGAAGGATTATTTCACAGGGGAACCTTCTGAACGATATACAAACTGTGCAAACCCAGAGTGTCATAAATTAATGCTGTGTGAAGAAAAACATGAGGCATTTTACATGCGTAGCTGTTCAGATGATTGTCGTCGTGCCGAACGCAACTTCTTCGTGGAGGAAAACGGTTGGACAAAGGAACAAGTTGAAGAGCAAATTGCTAAGATTGCAGAGGTCCAACAATCAAGTTGTTAA
- a CDS encoding FAD-binding dehydrogenase produces MKYDVAIVGAGLAGLVAACELIDVKKKVLLVDQEPENSIGGQAYWSFGGIFLVNSPEQRRLGIKDSKELAWQDWQGTAGFDRLDDEDSWAYKWARAYVDFAAGEKYDWLKSKGIKFFPVVGWAERGGSLAGGHGNSVPRFHIVWGTGPGIVKPFVDKVKQAMKEGFIDFKPRHRVDEFVQQEGKITGISGTILAETFINRGEKSSRLGIGEFSYEAKAVIVASGGIGANFDLVRKNWPARLGTPPKNMVCGVPAYVDGRMLEITEHAGGRIVNRDRMWHYTEGLRNWDPIWPNHGIRILPGPSSLWFDAEGNRFHAPNFPGFDTLSTLEAIQKTGYDYSWFILTEKIIEKEFALSGSEQNPDLTNKSIGDVLKRILPGPPAPIQAFKNHGEDFVIAHDLKELVDGMNKLAGNDLLDFMKIKEQILARDREMDNKFTKDLQVNAIHGARNYIGDKLVRVAKPHKILDTKNWPLIAVRLNILTRKTLGGLQTNLNGAVLGMDGQPIPGLFAAGEVSGFGGGGVHGYRALEGTFVGGCLFSGRQVGRYLAQE; encoded by the coding sequence ATGAAGTATGATGTTGCAATAGTTGGTGCTGGACTTGCAGGATTAGTCGCAGCTTGTGAATTAATCGATGTAAAGAAAAAGGTTCTTTTAGTAGATCAAGAGCCTGAAAATTCAATTGGGGGACAGGCATATTGGTCTTTCGGTGGAATATTTTTAGTAAATTCTCCAGAGCAAAGAAGGCTTGGGATTAAAGATAGTAAGGAGCTTGCATGGCAAGATTGGCAAGGAACTGCAGGCTTTGATCGTTTAGATGATGAGGATTCTTGGGCATATAAATGGGCAAGAGCCTATGTCGATTTTGCTGCAGGGGAAAAATACGACTGGTTAAAGTCAAAGGGGATAAAGTTTTTCCCCGTTGTTGGATGGGCAGAGCGGGGAGGTTCGTTAGCAGGAGGTCATGGCAATTCAGTACCTAGGTTTCACATTGTCTGGGGAACAGGACCTGGCATTGTAAAGCCATTTGTAGATAAAGTAAAACAGGCGATGAAAGAAGGGTTTATTGACTTCAAGCCAAGACATCGTGTGGATGAATTTGTGCAGCAAGAAGGAAAGATTACAGGAATTAGCGGAACTATACTAGCTGAAACCTTTATTAACCGAGGTGAAAAAAGTTCGAGATTAGGGATTGGGGAATTTTCCTACGAAGCGAAAGCTGTGATTGTGGCAAGTGGTGGCATTGGGGCCAATTTTGATTTAGTGAGAAAAAATTGGCCTGCTCGATTAGGGACACCCCCAAAAAATATGGTATGTGGTGTGCCGGCTTATGTTGATGGGAGAATGCTAGAGATCACGGAACATGCTGGGGGACGTATTGTAAATCGTGATCGCATGTGGCATTACACAGAGGGATTAAGAAATTGGGACCCGATATGGCCCAACCACGGAATTCGGATATTGCCAGGTCCTTCCTCCCTGTGGTTTGATGCAGAGGGGAATCGATTTCATGCACCCAATTTTCCAGGGTTCGATACGCTCAGTACGTTAGAGGCGATTCAAAAAACAGGTTACGACTATTCCTGGTTTATTTTAACGGAAAAAATTATTGAGAAAGAATTTGCTTTATCTGGCTCAGAGCAAAACCCAGATTTAACAAACAAAAGCATTGGCGATGTGCTAAAACGCATTTTGCCAGGTCCACCTGCTCCTATCCAAGCTTTTAAAAATCATGGAGAGGATTTTGTGATTGCACATGATTTAAAAGAACTCGTAGATGGAATGAATAAGCTTGCTGGGAATGACTTACTTGATTTCATGAAAATTAAAGAGCAAATCTTGGCAAGAGATCGTGAAATGGATAATAAGTTTACGAAGGATTTACAAGTAAACGCCATTCATGGGGCAAGAAATTATATTGGGGATAAATTGGTACGCGTTGCCAAGCCCCATAAAATTTTAGATACTAAAAATTGGCCTTTAATTGCCGTTCGCTTAAACATTCTAACAAGGAAAACTTTAGGTGGCTTACAAACAAATTTAAATGGCGCTGTATTGGGCATGGACGGTCAGCCAATACCTGGTTTATTTGCCGCTGGTGAAGTTAGTGGTTTCGGTGGCGGTGGTGTCCATGGCTACCGCGCTTTAGAAGGGACATTTGTCGGTGGCTGTTTATTTAGTGGACGACAGGTAGGGCGTTATTTAGCACAAGAATAG
- the serA gene encoding phosphoglycerate dehydrogenase, translating into MTIATKTRTINVFIADPLSEDGIFPLRQEQDLDLNIIVDTGLAPEELIAKIADVDVLLVRSQTTVTREVIEAAKSLKLIGRAGVGVDNIDLAAATEHGIIVVNAPDGNTNSAAEHTIAMMTSLARHIPQAFNTLKNGKWDRKSYVGVELKNKTLGVVGFGRIGVEVAYRAKGQRMNVMAYDPFLTDERAKELGVTKATVEEICAAADFITVHTPLLPETRNLINKDKFAMMKDGVRIINCARGGIINEDDLYDAIVAGKVAGAALDVFVSEPATDHKLLTLPQVIATPHLGASTIEAQESVAVDVSNDIIKFYKTGTVTNPVNMPSIPKELLAQVEPFFELAEKLGSFLSQVTTEPVKEINLSYAGEVANYDVRPLTSNALKGLLSKNHGNHVNDVNARYLSERIGMKINEHKTTTAKGFTSLITIEIITANETHTVAGTLLNGLGARIVKVEDYVVDVIPQGHLLYIKNTDKPGAIGRVATKLAEKEINIATMQVGRAQVGGTAVMMLTVDNVVTEEDLVFVAQLENIDEVKAINL; encoded by the coding sequence ATGACTATTGCAACAAAAACAAGAACTATTAACGTATTTATCGCTGATCCACTAAGTGAGGATGGTATTTTCCCATTACGCCAGGAACAAGATTTAGATTTAAACATTATTGTAGACACAGGACTAGCACCAGAAGAATTAATCGCTAAAATCGCAGATGTAGATGTATTACTTGTTCGTTCTCAAACAACGGTAACACGTGAAGTGATTGAAGCAGCTAAAAGCTTAAAATTAATTGGTCGTGCTGGTGTTGGTGTCGATAATATTGACCTAGCTGCTGCTACTGAACATGGCATTATCGTGGTCAACGCACCAGATGGTAATACAAACTCAGCTGCCGAGCATACAATTGCGATGATGACTTCACTTGCTCGTCATATTCCACAAGCTTTTAATACATTAAAGAATGGAAAATGGGATCGCAAATCTTATGTTGGCGTGGAGCTAAAAAATAAAACTTTAGGTGTTGTAGGTTTTGGTCGAATCGGTGTTGAAGTAGCTTATCGTGCAAAAGGTCAACGTATGAACGTTATGGCTTACGATCCTTTCCTAACAGATGAGCGTGCAAAAGAATTAGGTGTCACAAAAGCGACAGTTGAAGAAATTTGTGCAGCTGCAGATTTCATTACAGTTCATACACCACTTCTACCTGAAACTCGCAATCTTATTAATAAAGATAAATTTGCGATGATGAAAGATGGCGTACGTATTATTAACTGTGCACGTGGCGGTATCATCAATGAAGACGATTTATATGATGCAATTGTAGCAGGAAAAGTAGCTGGAGCAGCTCTTGATGTATTTGTTTCTGAACCAGCAACAGATCATAAGCTACTGACTTTGCCACAGGTGATCGCAACGCCTCACTTAGGAGCATCTACAATCGAGGCACAAGAATCTGTAGCGGTTGACGTATCAAATGACATCATTAAATTTTACAAAACAGGTACTGTAACAAATCCAGTGAACATGCCATCTATACCAAAAGAGCTTCTTGCACAAGTTGAGCCTTTCTTTGAATTAGCGGAAAAGCTTGGTTCATTCCTATCACAAGTAACAACAGAGCCGGTCAAAGAAATCAACCTATCTTATGCTGGCGAAGTAGCAAACTATGATGTTCGTCCATTAACTTCAAATGCGTTAAAAGGTTTACTGTCTAAAAATCACGGTAATCATGTCAATGATGTTAATGCTCGTTACTTATCTGAACGTATCGGTATGAAAATTAATGAGCACAAAACAACAACAGCAAAAGGCTTTACAAGCTTAATTACGATTGAAATTATTACTGCTAACGAAACGCATACTGTGGCGGGTACACTATTAAACGGTTTAGGTGCACGTATTGTAAAAGTAGAGGACTATGTTGTTGACGTCATTCCACAAGGCCACCTTCTTTACATTAAAAATACGGACAAACCAGGTGCAATTGGCCGTGTAGCAACAAAGCTTGCAGAAAAAGAAATCAATATCGCGACAATGCAGGTTGGTCGTGCACAGGTTGGTGGTACAGCGGTTATGATGCTAACGGTTGACAATGTTGTAACAGAAGAAGATTTAGTTTTTGTGGCACAGCTTGAAAACATTGATGAGGTAAAGGCCATTAACCTATAA
- a CDS encoding RNA polymerase sigma factor, with protein sequence MYSLKIEEIFYLHNHTIFKYLYYLLNDEKLAEDYTQETFVRYLKHHQTIKEGADLAWLRCTARNLAYDHYRRKRIIQFVPFLQQHEEQASPSPHQWLMQQEDAKMLYLAIRKLKITYRDVIILRKIEGLSIEETCTILGWNEGKVKNTLKRALIALKKQLGGEMDEE encoded by the coding sequence GTGTACAGCTTGAAAATAGAAGAAATATTTTACTTACATAATCACACCATTTTTAAATACTTATATTACTTACTAAATGATGAAAAATTAGCGGAGGATTATACACAGGAAACCTTTGTCCGTTATTTGAAACATCACCAAACAATAAAAGAAGGAGCCGATCTCGCTTGGTTGCGGTGCACTGCACGGAACCTTGCCTATGATCATTATCGTCGAAAAAGGATTATTCAATTTGTCCCTTTTTTACAACAGCATGAAGAACAAGCGTCACCTTCTCCTCATCAATGGCTGATGCAACAAGAAGATGCCAAGATGCTATATCTTGCTATTCGTAAACTAAAAATCACCTATCGTGATGTGATCATTCTGCGCAAAATAGAGGGGCTTTCCATCGAGGAAACCTGCACTATTCTTGGCTGGAATGAGGGGAAAGTAAAAAACACATTAAAACGAGCACTCATCGCATTAAAAAAACAGTTAGGAGGTGAGATGGATGAAGAATGA
- a CDS encoding HAD family hydrolase — translation MSINTIIFDLDDTLLWDKKSVKTAFEKTCDYAATVHNVNPAELEEAVRREARALYEGYETYDYTVLIGINPFEGLWGTFDDSTDSFQRMKEIVPSYRAAAWTKGLAALGIEDTAFGAELGERFVAERKVAPFLYEDTFAVLDELKGKYQLVLLTNGAPSLQNLKLEITPEIAPYFDHIIISGDFGKGKPDASIFEYVMEKAGITADEAIMVGDNLNTDILGSSRVGMRNVWINRENNIANGAVTPTYEVDALTALLELINKL, via the coding sequence ATGTCGATAAATACAATTATTTTTGATTTAGATGATACACTACTATGGGATAAAAAATCGGTCAAAACAGCATTTGAAAAAACATGTGACTATGCAGCAACAGTACATAATGTGAATCCTGCTGAGTTAGAGGAAGCTGTTCGCCGAGAGGCACGTGCTTTGTATGAAGGGTATGAAACATATGATTATACGGTTTTAATTGGTATCAATCCATTTGAAGGGCTTTGGGGAACGTTTGACGACTCGACAGATTCCTTCCAAAGAATGAAAGAAATTGTTCCTAGTTATCGTGCAGCGGCTTGGACAAAAGGGTTAGCTGCTCTTGGTATTGAGGATACAGCGTTTGGAGCAGAGCTAGGAGAGCGCTTTGTAGCCGAGCGTAAAGTAGCGCCATTTTTATACGAAGATACTTTTGCGGTGTTAGATGAATTAAAAGGAAAATATCAGCTTGTATTGCTAACAAATGGCGCACCAAGTTTGCAAAATTTAAAGCTAGAAATTACACCAGAAATTGCACCATATTTTGATCATATTATTATTTCAGGAGACTTTGGTAAAGGTAAGCCGGACGCATCTATTTTTGAGTATGTGATGGAGAAAGCAGGCATTACAGCTGACGAGGCAATTATGGTTGGTGACAATCTTAATACTGATATTTTAGGTTCATCTCGTGTCGGAATGCGCAATGTATGGATTAATCGTGAAAACAATATCGCCAATGGGGCTGTGACACCTACCTATGAGGTAGACGCTTTGACAGCATTGTTGGAGCTTATAAATAAGCTATAA
- a CDS encoding DUF3006 domain-containing protein, with amino-acid sequence MSSSKYTLDRIEDGYAVFLKFPEEEEQLIISQSAMNKPVRVGERVLIEEKDGIYYIEILQDETQQKRADIQSLMNCLRNKHN; translated from the coding sequence GTGAGCTCGAGTAAATACACATTAGACCGTATTGAAGATGGCTATGCGGTTTTCTTAAAGTTTCCAGAGGAAGAGGAACAACTCATTATTTCACAGTCAGCCATGAACAAGCCAGTGCGAGTAGGTGAACGTGTTCTAATAGAAGAAAAAGATGGCATTTACTATATTGAAATTTTACAAGATGAAACACAACAAAAAAGAGCAGACATTCAAAGTTTAATGAACTGTTTGCGTAATAAACATAATTAA
- a CDS encoding MBL fold metallo-hydrolase codes for MKKIIVLLLCIFLLVGCTEVVKTEKIPVTAGHEMQVHFIDVGQGDSILIESPNGKTMLVDGGVKGAGQQIVSYLKELGINKLDIVVATHPDADHIGGLIPVLDTMPIEQFYDSGKVHTSQTFEEMLTRIDEKNIPYHVPKTGDEIEFDKEVNVKVLNANEQATDNNDASIVLKMTYGNVSFLLTGDAGIALEKDMLQYDVTATVLKAGHHGSNTSSSEEFVRAVKPEVTILSYGEDNKYGHPHTEVVDRLQAIGSKIYATADLGTITVSTDGVNYAVNGKETSKVETGKKPSKVEAPPIAIEIVSKDLITEIVGIKNSGQQAVSLKDWQLISIEGHQVFNFPNLSLQPGKTIYITSGTNAREGQNYLKWTTKQIWLNDGDAAQLRNEKGELVSELE; via the coding sequence ATGAAAAAAATAATAGTATTACTCCTTTGTATTTTTTTATTAGTTGGCTGTACCGAGGTAGTCAAGACAGAGAAAATTCCTGTAACAGCTGGTCATGAAATGCAGGTTCATTTTATTGATGTGGGTCAGGGGGATTCTATACTGATTGAATCACCGAATGGTAAAACAATGCTTGTAGATGGAGGAGTGAAGGGCGCAGGACAACAGATTGTTTCTTATTTAAAAGAACTTGGGATAAATAAGCTCGATATAGTAGTGGCGACACACCCAGATGCTGATCATATCGGTGGCCTTATTCCTGTATTAGATACCATGCCGATTGAGCAATTTTATGATTCAGGAAAAGTACATACATCGCAAACCTTTGAAGAAATGCTAACACGCATTGATGAAAAAAATATTCCTTATCATGTACCGAAAACTGGTGATGAGATTGAATTTGATAAGGAAGTGAATGTGAAAGTATTAAATGCGAATGAACAGGCTACAGATAATAATGATGCCTCCATTGTCTTAAAAATGACTTATGGCAATGTCTCCTTTTTATTGACGGGAGATGCTGGAATAGCATTAGAAAAGGACATGCTGCAGTATGATGTGACAGCAACGGTTTTAAAAGCAGGACACCACGGCTCTAACACAAGCAGCTCAGAGGAGTTCGTTCGGGCTGTAAAACCAGAAGTCACGATATTAAGTTATGGAGAAGATAATAAATATGGTCATCCACATACAGAAGTAGTAGATCGTTTGCAGGCTATTGGTAGTAAAATCTATGCCACAGCGGATTTAGGAACGATTACGGTATCCACAGATGGGGTAAACTATGCGGTGAATGGGAAGGAAACTTCTAAAGTAGAAACTGGCAAAAAACCATCTAAAGTAGAAGCACCGCCAATAGCTATTGAGATCGTTAGCAAGGATCTAATCACTGAAATTGTAGGTATTAAAAATAGTGGACAACAAGCGGTATCTTTAAAAGATTGGCAGCTTATTTCAATTGAAGGACATCAAGTTTTTAATTTCCCTAATCTTTCTTTACAGCCAGGGAAAACAATATATATTACTAGTGGAACCAATGCGCGAGAAGGGCAAAATTATTTGAAATGGACAACTAAACAGATTTGGTTAAATGATGGAGATGCTGCGCAATTACGCAATGAGAAAGGGGAACTTGTCAGTGAGCTCGAGTAA
- a CDS encoding GntP family permease: MLFIIILIGVLFVVLGTAKLKLHPFLALLISAFFVGIASGMPLLTVVESINTGFGGLMTSIGLVIIAGTIIGLILEKSGAAYRMAEVVLRIVGPKRPQLAMSLIGYIVSIPVFCDSGFIILSSLQKSLAKRANVTIASMAVALATGLFATHVLVPPTPGPIAAAGNIGAADYLGTVIVIGLLVAIPATFVGYLWSVKVATKIRVPEDEVEALDYEEVIKSFGKMPSTFKAFLPIVLPIVLIGLGSIAALVGDTESTFNTIFKFLGSPTVALFLGVASAFLLLPEISETTLTGWIGESLKEAAPILLITGAGGSFGTVIKNAGVGEMLQEMDLGMFASGTLFLLVPFIVAAALKTAQGSSTTALVITSTLVAPMLVTLGIEGAVPLALVVMAIGAGAMTVSHVNDSFFWVITQYSGMEVTQAYKAQTVATLLQGLVTIIITMILWWIFV, encoded by the coding sequence ATGTTGTTCATCATTATTTTAATAGGGGTATTATTTGTTGTTTTGGGAACGGCTAAGTTGAAGCTTCATCCGTTTTTAGCTTTATTAATTAGTGCTTTCTTTGTTGGGATTGCTTCAGGTATGCCATTATTGACCGTTGTGGAAAGCATTAATACTGGATTTGGAGGCTTGATGACAAGTATTGGTTTAGTCATTATCGCTGGTACCATCATAGGTTTAATATTAGAAAAATCAGGTGCTGCTTATCGTATGGCAGAAGTAGTGTTACGCATTGTAGGACCTAAACGTCCGCAATTAGCGATGTCTTTAATCGGTTATATCGTTTCCATACCAGTATTTTGTGATTCAGGCTTTATTATTTTATCTAGCTTACAAAAATCATTGGCAAAGCGAGCAAATGTCACGATTGCATCCATGGCAGTAGCTTTAGCAACGGGCTTATTTGCGACGCATGTATTAGTACCACCAACTCCAGGGCCTATTGCAGCAGCAGGAAATATTGGCGCAGCGGATTATTTAGGAACAGTCATTGTTATTGGTTTACTAGTAGCGATACCAGCGACATTTGTAGGTTATCTCTGGTCAGTGAAAGTAGCGACGAAAATTCGAGTACCTGAAGATGAGGTAGAGGCATTAGATTATGAGGAAGTCATTAAATCCTTTGGTAAAATGCCCTCAACATTTAAAGCGTTTTTACCAATCGTTCTGCCGATTGTGTTAATCGGTCTTGGTTCTATAGCAGCATTAGTTGGTGATACGGAATCCACTTTCAATACAATCTTTAAATTTTTAGGTTCTCCAACAGTAGCTTTATTTTTAGGTGTAGCATCTGCATTTTTATTATTGCCGGAAATTAGTGAAACGACATTAACAGGTTGGATTGGCGAAAGCTTAAAAGAAGCGGCACCTATTTTACTTATTACAGGGGCTGGTGGTTCGTTTGGTACTGTTATTAAAAACGCTGGTGTTGGAGAAATGCTTCAGGAAATGGATTTAGGTATGTTTGCCTCAGGTACGTTATTCCTTCTCGTGCCGTTTATAGTAGCAGCAGCATTGAAAACAGCCCAAGGTTCTTCCACAACAGCTCTTGTGATTACATCTACTTTAGTAGCCCCTATGCTTGTGACACTTGGAATTGAGGGAGCGGTACCATTAGCATTAGTGGTGATGGCAATAGGTGCAGGAGCAATGACCGTTAGCCATGTGAATGATAGCTTCTTCTGGGTGATTACGCAGTATAGTGGTATGGAAGTGACACAAGCCTATAAAGCGCAAACAGTGGCCACATTATTACAGGGTCTTGTGACTATTATTATTACGATGATTTTATGGTGGATATTTGTTTAA
- a CDS encoding glycerate kinase, whose translation MKVIISPDSYKGTLSAVEVAKAMQKGILDANQSIETIILPVADGGEGTLQSLIASTNGQYFSVTVLDPLGRAIQAQYGVLGDQVTCVIEMAQASGIMLLQENEKNPELATSYGTGQLIKAALDQGFRKFIIGIGGSATNDAGIGMLQALGVRLITAEGLELEAGVSNLMKLDAIDSSLLDARLAEATFTIACDVDNPLIGEQGATAIFGPQKGVQKHQIAEFDRCLKHFADIVETEFSIRLHDFKGAGAAGGMGGALIAFLKGTFHAGIDIVLDAVQLQAHLAEAQLVITGEGKSDLQTLHGKAPLGVAKAAKQANVEAMLLSGGIDEKANAALQTYFTIVESLVDEEINVQQAMQEPAHYIRLKTKRMIERYIQKGDD comes from the coding sequence ATGAAAGTCATAATTAGTCCAGATTCCTACAAGGGTACTCTGTCAGCAGTTGAAGTAGCAAAAGCAATGCAGAAAGGAATTCTGGATGCAAATCAATCGATTGAAACCATTATATTACCAGTTGCAGATGGTGGAGAAGGCACACTGCAATCACTTATCGCCTCTACAAATGGTCAATATTTTTCCGTAACTGTGCTTGATCCATTGGGAAGAGCTATCCAGGCCCAATATGGTGTATTGGGTGATCAAGTAACATGTGTGATAGAAATGGCTCAAGCATCCGGGATAATGTTGTTACAAGAAAATGAGAAAAACCCTGAACTTGCTACATCTTATGGCACAGGACAATTAATTAAAGCCGCACTCGATCAAGGCTTTAGAAAATTTATTATTGGCATTGGCGGAAGTGCTACAAATGATGCGGGTATTGGCATGTTACAAGCATTAGGTGTGCGTTTAATAACAGCGGAGGGGTTAGAGCTTGAGGCTGGTGTTTCTAACCTCATGAAATTAGATGCTATAGATAGTAGTCTGTTAGATGCTAGATTAGCAGAGGCAACATTTACGATAGCTTGTGATGTTGATAATCCGCTCATTGGTGAACAAGGGGCAACCGCTATTTTTGGTCCGCAAAAAGGTGTTCAAAAACATCAGATTGCCGAATTTGATCGCTGTTTAAAGCATTTTGCAGATATTGTTGAAACCGAATTTTCTATTCGATTACATGACTTTAAAGGTGCAGGAGCCGCTGGGGGAATGGGCGGCGCATTAATCGCATTTTTAAAAGGAACCTTTCATGCTGGAATTGATATTGTGCTGGATGCTGTACAGCTACAGGCTCATTTAGCAGAAGCACAGTTAGTGATAACGGGTGAGGGAAAATCCGATCTCCAAACATTACATGGTAAGGCACCATTGGGTGTAGCGAAGGCTGCTAAGCAAGCGAATGTAGAGGCAATGCTGTTATCTGGAGGAATCGATGAAAAAGCGAATGCAGCATTGCAAACGTATTTTACTATTGTTGAGTCATTGGTAGATGAGGAGATTAATGTACAACAGGCAATGCAAGAACCTGCTCACTATATTCGCTTAAAAACAAAAAGAATGATTGAGCGTTACATACAAAAGGGGGATGACTAG